In Acanthopagrus latus isolate v.2019 chromosome 23, fAcaLat1.1, whole genome shotgun sequence, the genomic window CTCTTCCTTCTGCAGGCATTGTGCTGACCTTGGAGGTGCAGAGAAGCCTGGATCCAAAGGCCCCTCTGAGGGAGTTCATCCAGGCTCTGGCTCAGGAAGAGAAGTTCCAGCAGCGAGTGTCTGAAATTAAAGCAGAGGTGGAGGCTTTTGCCGGTCAATTCCCCATGCCTGGCCTGCCTGAGCTGTAGAGACACTGATGGATTCTTGACTGAGGATTGTAACAAAATGAATGCCAatttttgtggtgtgtttttttgtctctataTTTCTTTGTGCATACCTAAATCTGCCAAATCAAGATATTTCATCACAACTTCACAACAGATTTAGATTGCAACAGATTTGTCTTAACACAAAGATAGATTTTTGGACCTCATTGTCCTCCTGTTATTCATTGATGCTACAGTGCCTGTCTTGGTTTTAGATTGGgttttgtattttactgtaGCTTTGGTCCCAAACGTCATGATCTCATTTAAGCTTTAATCTTTGTATTACAATTACAATCTAAAGTCAGTGCAGAAGGAAGCACAAAGACTGAATGCTGTAAATTATCTTGTGTCCATATacaatttgaaaacaataaaaccacgATTGTTACATTCAATTATGGTAACCAtaataaacaaaccaacagaaacaATGTGTGATCtttaaatgtgactgaaaaCTAACTAGTTAAGCATTTTCCTGAATAATAAGTTAAATACATAACTGCTTCAAGGCTGCTGCGatgtgctttgagctaaatgttaACGTCAGCACAGAAGTTTACAATGATGACACTATAGATATGGAGGTGAGGTACCACTGTGCttgcaattattttattttaatgctgttaTCATGACCACAGATGAATTCATCTGTTATCTTGAATtagcctttttttctgcatcttttttcTCCATGACACCTCTCAGGCTCCATATGTTTCTTTGTGACACTTTTTCCCCACCAGTttagtttcaaaataaaattacgGTAATAGTGATTAAGTATGGAAGatatataaaatacatgtttaaagaaatgtgaaaacacaagtgTCTAAAGATGAACGACATTATTTTGTAGTTAGGTTGCTATGAGTGGCAATACAATTTTAGGGAACTTGTCTCCATAAAGTCTGTTATTgcattttcttcagtgtttttcattgctTCTTTAACTGAGATACCTCTTTATATGCGCAGTGATGCCACCATAATCTGCTGAGTTTATCAAACCACTCGAGGATCGATTAGTCTTGCCTTGTTCCgtcaggtcagaggtcagtgcgCGCGCCTCCAGCCCATCCACAGAGAACAAGGAGCTGTTTGCGACTCAATAAAAGTTCCAGGTCGACCAATATTCAGgtcttttctttaaaacaggCCAGTAAAGCTACAAAGGAACTGCAACTAGTGGTGCTTCTCTTCGGGGAGCTCGCAGATCGTTTCTTAGCTTATCGGTTAGCCTAGCTAACCTCGTTAGCCACTTTAGCTGGCTGATGAAGCAATAGCTAACAACTAGCTTTAGCTCAACTTCAAGTTAGCTAACCGAAACTGACATTTCTTTGACCGGAGCCCCGCAAACCGACGCAAACATGCAGGACTTACTGGCTAACGTGGATCACATCAAGTTTGACCTGGAAAtcgctgtgcagcagcagctagGAGCGCAGCCCCTGCCTTTCCCCGGCATGGACAGTAAGTGTTGGGATGCTAGCTGGTGCTAAGCCGCTGTAGGTGAACTTTAACCAGACTTAACGGTAAAACTGATGGGAACCAACGGCTGGTTGACAGCGACACCTGAGCGATGGTGATTATTCATGTTAGCTTTGTGTAGCTATGATGCAGTTCCTTTATTAAAGTTGTACTAATGTGTCTCTGCAGAATCCggatctgctgtgtgtgagttcTTCATGAGAGCGGCTTGTGTGAAAGGTAAAATCACAACATAACAGCACCAGGGGACTCTCCTCATACAGGTGTGCTGCACATTTCAGGCAGTAGCAGTAGTGTCACTTACAATGATGTGACTAAATAAAGTCGACTGATATAACAGTGGGATGataattgactttttaaaaggGATAATCCAGCAATTTAGGGGGGAAAAAGGTCAAATCTGAAGCAACAGAGGGGATTTATCTgtcaagctccaaaaacacttgATCCtatatttcccataatgcagtCAATGTAATCTTTTATCAcagataaaacataaacaaatgctCCTCGATTTCATACCTGGataaacaaattgaccttaAAGGCCAATATAatcagtttcactttgtttatatttggcacaCTCTCCcactttctagcttcaaatagtgttctAGGGACgttattttcatctgagaacagcttgtttattcagtaatggaagAAGttgatatttctgagtttgtatcattacctcattactattattaatattaaaattctgagtttgaatttcttctcatAGATAGCACCCCTTTGAACACACTCGTCAGTGGTCACCAACCTTTCCCAAGCTTGGATAACTTCTTATGTTCAGACACAATAAATATAAGCCTGCAGTAGGGCTGGGTgatggggataaaaaaaaacaacaattcagGTCTTAAGGAGTGGAACTGAAGAAAGCAGGTCGATGATAGTAATTTTTCACGGGTTTGGAAGGCTTACAATGTATCACAATgacattgtgtttctgtgatttgCACATCGCATGAGTGTTTTTCCTCTCAACAGGATGTGCAAAATAAGAGGTGTTTTAAACTTGATGTGTAGGAAGGGTGTTAGATCtcacaataataatgaaaatagtaataatagtaTCTTGCAAAGCACATTCaatattgaatttattttatattttatatatatatatatatatatatatatatatatatatatatatatatatatatatatatatatatatatatatatatatatatgagataCAGAATAAGAATGTAAGATTGGATtactcaaaataaaagcaatatcTTACATTTTTCAGTAAAGTTTGTAGTTCTAAGATCTGAAGCATGCTTTTAGCTTACTTTCATCCCATTAAGATTAAACTGACCATTAATATTTATAATCTGAGGAATGCACCTTAAATTCAGATCTTTAGACTTCAGATCTTGGCTAGAGCACACCGAGTatggagaaataaacaaaatacataattctGGCAGTTGTTTTGACCGACACGCTATCACCAGGAGCGCTGTGCCATCTGCCGTGctgcaactcttttttttttttttgtttccactccCAGGTGGGATGTGTCCGTTCCGTCACATCAGCGGAGAGAAGACGGTGGTGTGTAAGCACTGGCTCAGAGGACTGTGTAAGAAGGGAGACCAGTGCGAGTTCCTCCACGAATACGACATGACCAAAATGCCTGAATGCTACTTCTACTCCAAGTTTGGTTCGTAGACTTCGGTGTTTCATAAACTCACACAGATGAGCATAGTGACTGTATTCGTCCAGAGCGTACCGTGTTAATGTGCCTGTGTTGTCCGCCGCAGGCGAATGTAGCAACAAGGAATGTCCGTTCCTACACATTGATCCTGAGTCCAAGATTAAAGACTGTCCCTGGTACGACCGAGGCTTCTGCAAACACGGTACATCCTGCTCTATGGTGGACATGAACATTCCTGTAGTGATGATGCAGTGGAGATATTAACACCTTTCTGATGTTGATCTTCTTCCATCCTGCCTCAGGTCctgactgcagacacagacacacaagaagGGTGATCTGTGTGAACTACCTGGTGGGCTTCTGTCCAGAGGGGAAATCCTGTAAATTTATGCAGTATGTATTCCTTTCTATTTGATTCTTACGTAATAGAAACATATAGTGTGTAATATTACTTATGCATTATCTGCCGTATTTATGGGATAATTAGTGTTAAACAGCGAAATATTCTTGGCTGAACGATTACagcagtcaaataaaaacaattgcAGACTTCACCTTAACGTTCCGGAGATTTAACACTGAGATGTTCTCCTACAGCCCTCGTTTTGAGTTGCCCATGGGGGCTTCGGAGCAGCCTCCTCTACCACAGCAAACCCAGAACCAGACGAAGGTAAGAGggcacacgcacaaacaccCGCACATCTGCATGTATGCACGATGGGCTGTCTTCAGAGAGTGTCCGGTCAAAACTAAAAGTGATTTCCcggtgtgtgtttccctctgcaGCCTGTGCCCACCATCGGCCGCTCGTCGCTCTCTCTCATCCAGCTGACCAGCTCCAGTCCGGGCCAGAGGCCGATGAACCACACACCAATGGGGATGaatcagcaaaacaacatgtctgGCAACAGAGGGCCTCGGCCACTGGACCAGGTCACCTGCTACAAGGTGAGCCATCTGGACATCACCGTGCTAACGTGCCGGTGTGTcttcaaaatctgtttttatgaaaTATGGCTGGTTGGCCCAGCTTAAGCTTCCAACCCAAAAGAGTTGGTATATGACATCCTGGAAATGAGACTcgacaatcaaaacaaattttaTCAAATGTAACATTACTGCATGATaaaatcccaaatgtttccaacaatgttcaaacccagagaaaatatttttaggAAACATTTcatggtgcatttcattttgtcGCCTGTCACTATAACTTCCAgtgaaacatcagatgatacaTCTGAGAGTGAGAAAGGAAGTTGGTGAATGTGACTTAatattaaaactgtaaatatttccatcggcagtggtggttgtttaacatcaaagacaacatctctcatgatcccacactactttACCATGTCATCCAACTATAttgtgtctttgtattgtttgtgttgaaagacccctagtggcagaaatgacatgctgtgcatttaatatgtttaaataCCGATAAAAATATTCCTTACCATCATGAAACTACACGGGTTTATACTGTTCCGTTACTAGTATATCGCACAGAACATTTTTTGGAAGTTATGAGCTGGACTTCATCTTGGTTGATAACAGTGACTCACTGGAGTCACTGCAGATGGTCTGACAACTGCTCCCAGCCTAATAATAGTCCAGCACATAGCATCACTTAAACTAAATGACCACTTTTTCTAATTACcaagtttattttgttgcctGTGGACAGAGCAACCAAGCTACATAGCTGCTGAGCCAAGCTATAAATTTACTGTTCCGACATAATGGTGACATTGATCTTCTTGTCTAACTCTAGGCCAGAAAGCAGCGGTAGTATATTAGTGGGGATGAAAGCAAATCTTGATTTTTCTCCAATGCTTTTTGGTAATAAGCAGCATGAGTTGTTTGGGAAAGTCGTATGATGGATCACACATTTTGAGCATTTTCCAtcagttaaatgtaaaatgtatgttttatttcactcaAAATGAACCCGCTCAGATGTGCTTATCATGTGGATTAAAGCTGAAACTTTGTCTTCTGAAATTTAAGGAACTGCTTTTGCGCCGGCTCAAACACACTTGACCACCCAATGATGATTATTACTTCTGAAGACAAACACTCACTCCATCTTTCCTGTGCTTCCATTTTAACATCCTCGCTCTTATTTCTTTCCTGTGTCTATAGTGTGGCGAGAAGGGCCACTATGCCAACAAATGCACTAAAGGCCATCTTGCCTTCCTGAGTGGACAGTAACCTCCAGCATCGAGGTCACCACAGTGCTGTAGCTGAGCCCCCCACCCTCCTTCTGTGAGctgaagaggagcagcaaaGGAGAGGAAGCATGTTTGCCTCACAGGCTGAAGTTGAACTTAAAGACTTTAACTgccactgttgtgtgtttacatgactaCAGACACAGGCAGTAGGAAAAATACAAGCAAAGCTACTATTTCTATTTTTGCCATTATGGATCCATAACAATGACGTGCGGGTTAGTCTACTGTTTTCTACGATGTTTGTACTGTATAGCACATCgaatatttatatacacatcACACCCAGGGTCCAACAGAGGCGCAGTGCTGTGACATGTTTTGCCACTTTTTGCAGGATATTCAAATTTCCTCAAGTCATGTAACTGCATCAGTGACACCAGACCTCTTCTATCCTGCTAAATGTAGAAAATCCGACTGTGTACATggtataataataaaaaaaaaattgtaggAATGTAAATTACTGTTCGTACTCAACTACTGTAATGAATTGGATTCCAGTTCCATCTTGCAGTTGTTCGCATGTTCTCGCTACATCACCTAGTCTTCTGGTTTACCAGTGTCACACTAGACACATTTTAGACTCACTGCATctacacatttgtattttaaatccTGGAATTGTTCactgttttccagctgtgtgtgcaggacCCGTGTTAGATCTGAACAGAAGTTGACCTAAAAGGATGTGAGTTTGTACtgcagtttgacaaaaaaaaaaaaaaaaaagtacaaaatgtcATTGCTGTGTGgatacagtctgtacagtgtgtacaaATAAATGTCTTCTTACAGAGTTGCCTGTTATACTTTGATGTCATTGCAACAATGTGGTAGCATCAGTTTATAAAGTGGTGGGGACGCTACACAACTGCAACAACTGAATCGTGCACTCAAACACAATATCCAGAATTAAATCTTCTTATTGTTTATTGGTCAGAACAGTCACATATTCaacacagagagctgagagTAGAAAGAGCAGGAGGAACAAAGAGATTCAAGTTCAACCCCCGATGGTCTGATGGCTGCTGAGGGGCCTCAGTGGTACTTCCTCCAGCGATCGTGTTCTGGAAAAAAGATGGATAACATGTTTTGATGTAAACGTCTAGTTTAGATCTAGTACAACAACTTTATTTGTATAATGTAGAACATTCTAAATAAGACGTGAGGGAGTGTTTGTTTCTTACTCAGGTGGTCGTATTCCCAAATGTAGCTGAGTGCCACGTAGCCAGCTAGCAGCATAGCTACACCACCGATGCCTCCCTTCTTCACATTAATGTACTTGTTGTAGTATCTGTCGTggcctggaaaacaaaacaaagcactaACCACAGCTCTTCCTTATGGCCTGAATACAGAAGCTACATACACTGATTTTTACATGTGAGTGAACAAGGTGAAAAGGGAAAGTCAAAACCCTCCTTAATGtcaaaaacatcagtttattgCTCCAAGTGTTTCTAGTTAAaacaattttgaaatgtttattctttGATGAGGCATTTCTATGTAAAGCATTGGACAATCCAGTGATGGTCATGAAATCTGCTTTACTTATTTACTGTAGCTGTGATTATGTAAATACACACTTACTGACCTGCCAAACAAGTTgggttaaaaaataatttgtcatACAGAAGGTGTTGGTTACTTATGAGTTCTCTGGAAGTCCCTCAACTTCTAACATTATAAGCTACTTTTGGAGCTAAAATGTTCACAAATCACCTTTATCTTAAACTACACTAAATGTTAGTGAGCTTAAAGCAACAggagccaaagaaaaaaaacaaaaacaatgttgcaGTCGGATCATGTTTCCTCACCTCTGCGGACAGATGCGATGATGCCATTGGGAGTGAAGTCTCGACCTCCAAGCCAAGTTCCAAGCTCACCCAGTTTCACGTCCATCAGACGCTTCTCAACAATGGGAACTGGTGgagacagcaacaacagtttGATCACACATCATCCACTATGAGCAAAACGAGCTGTAGCTCTAATAGTGTGTGTTCTGGTTAGGCAGGGGGTCTTTAACACTTAAATCATCCATAAGtcataaaacaatatttgcaGCTACACACTAAATGGGCCAGAGCTGAAGTGATTGGTCACTTCATTCATTAGTTTGACACAAAATTAATCTAAAAAGTTAATCTGTCAATTAACAAGTAAAAATATGGACAATTCCTCTAACTTATCAAATGTAAGCATTTGTCTGTCTTAATTGTGACCAACAGAAGAggtttgtctttaaaaagggAATATGAAAGTCACCTTGGACCCTAAAGAGTTGTCATGGCATTTTATAACTATTTAgtgacatttataaataaacCTACCATTCTTCTACTTACAAAAACCCCCCCAAACAATTATTTGCAGACTTCTAGGTACTGAAAAGATTATCAGTTGAAACCCTAAACACAGCAAAGTAGTCAACAGCTTCAGTCTCTACatagttttaaaacaaaaggattCTAATAAAGTTGCATCTGCTCATATTTACACCTGAATGCATCAGCTGACTTGCATGTTACCTTCCACCTCTGGAGCAAACTTTACACTGTGTGCCACATTTGACATTTAGCATGTGTGTAGCTACAACCAGACgaactgaattaaaatgaattaaatactCTTAGACCACTGTTTAAAACGTACTGTAAATCAAAGCACGGTCTTTCCTGGTTATTATTTGTGAACAGTTAATTGGTTTTAGGATTAAATCAACCAGACAATATCAGTTTGCTGTGACGTGTAGACACGGTGTTTGCAAGCTACCGTGCAAGCTAGCCAAAAGAAACCGTTACACGACTTATGCATAGACAGTTTAGGTGCAATAACTTCGTCTAAGCTAGCGGTTAAAATCTACAGTTTGTAATGAGTGAACATGACCTGTTAGCTAAATGTCTAAGAGCCGAACGCAGATTAATGTTAACTTAAACACTGGCAATGACACGCAAAGACCTTGACGTGACTCAAAGGATTGAGTGCGGCCTTCGGTCAGACGAAGACATTAAAATGAGTCATGAGATGTCCGTcagtcagaaaaacacataacGTTTGTCAATATGTGAAAATATACcgacaacaaaacacagaacggagacaaattgtgattttaaaggcAGAGGACACGATGTTTTACCTGGTCTGTCCGCCATCTTGACTGGTGCAGAGAGCTCGAAGCAGGGAACGATGGgaataaaaactgcagcagtgCATTATGGGAGAAGTTGTAGTTGTTTCATCTACCCGCTagaaggcagcagaggaaatgaaacaacacGGTTTGGGACTGGACCCAGTGGCTTCATAATCACAGCACTACACACACAACGACCTGGAGCGACAACAAACAACGTGTTTAAAAACCCCTCCTTCATGTTTTCAGAGTGGTAAGTTTATTAGCTACATCCAGCTAAAGCTAACTGAAAACAGCCCTCCAAGAAACCCCCCATTAATGGtgataatgttcagttttttgttgaAACTTTGTTTGTatcaactaaaaaaaacaaactgaaatgacagtTCTTGGTATTGTGGGGTTGGGAACCACTGTCTCAGTGCATGCATGTTCAGACATCAATAGATAACATATGAAcattgtcaaaatagttgagaTCCATTTACTCCTGTCTAATGAAAATACCAGTATGTACACACATGGAGACAGTGTCAGGAAAGTTGGGATACATTCACTCCtgccagacacaaatacaagaaaGGGCCAATACACATAGTCCTGAAATGATTCTGCAATATATCAAAACTTTGcctgctgcattgtgtttgccATACATTGATTGGAAAGTGTTATCCTGGACAGGGGTAAAGCTCGGGATAAAAGACACAGTTTTAACAGTAAATGTCCACCATATACGAGTAagttttgcatttaaatatCAGAATATACTATCAATTAAAAAAGACTTTAACCAAGGAATCCAAACAGGCCTAGGTATCTATAAACATGCTCCAATTCCTAAGTTTTGTTGTGCAACACCGTactcagcctctctctcctttaACAGCATGACCTGAAGGGTTTACTATGCTCTTGTCTCCTGACACTCTG contains:
- the cpsf4 gene encoding cleavage and polyadenylation specificity factor subunit 4, with product MQDLLANVDHIKFDLEIAVQQQLGAQPLPFPGMDKSGSAVCEFFMRAACVKGGMCPFRHISGEKTVVCKHWLRGLCKKGDQCEFLHEYDMTKMPECYFYSKFGECSNKECPFLHIDPESKIKDCPWYDRGFCKHGPDCRHRHTRRVICVNYLVGFCPEGKSCKFMHPRFELPMGASEQPPLPQQTQNQTKPVPTIGRSSLSLIQLTSSSPGQRPMNHTPMGMNQQNNMSGNRGPRPLDQVTCYKCGEKGHYANKCTKGHLAFLSGQ
- the atp5mf gene encoding ATP synthase subunit f, mitochondrial, with protein sequence MADRPVPIVEKRLMDVKLGELGTWLGGRDFTPNGIIASVRRGHDRYYNKYINVKKGGIGGVAMLLAGYVALSYIWEYDHLKHDRWRKYH